A single window of Ovis canadensis isolate MfBH-ARS-UI-01 breed Bighorn chromosome 17, ARS-UI_OviCan_v2, whole genome shotgun sequence DNA harbors:
- the LOC138422718 gene encoding 2'-5'-oligoadenylate synthase 1-like isoform X5: protein MMELRNTPASSLDKFTKHHLLSNTEFHKQVKSAIKIICTFLKERCFRFPPRPVRVSKVVKGGSSREGTTLRGRSDADLVVFLTNLKSFREHFECRGEFIKEIRRQLEACQREERFEVQFEVQKQQNPRALSFVLRSPNQAVEFDVLPAFDALGQLTKGYRPDPQIYVQLIQECEKLGGEGEFSPCFTELQTAFLKERLPMLKSLICLVKHWYQLCKMKYEHKLPPQYALELLTIYAWEQGSSKPQFSTAQGFRTVLALILKHQDLCIYWKKYYDLENPTISQYLRRQLAKPRPVILDPVDPTGNVAGGDPQTWQLLAQEVTVWLKYSCCENLNGRPVRTWKVPHRYLFMRRGHFGITCNYHVDGPLVLFSEGVSELHIKLQSLAD, encoded by the exons ATGATGGAGCTCAGAAATACTCCGGCCAGCTCTCTAGACAAGTTCACCAAACACCACCTCCTGTCAAACACGGAGTTCCACAAGCAGGTCAAAAGCGCCATCAAAATCATCTGCACTTTCCTGAAGGAGAGGTGTTTCCGATTTCCTCCTCGCCCAGTTCGGGTGTCCAAAGTTGTGAAG GGTGGCTCCTCAAGAGAAGGCACAACCCTCAGGGGACGATCAGATGCTGACCTCGTCGTCTTCCTCACCAATCTGAAAAGTTTTCGGGAACACTTTGAGTGCCGAGGAGAATTCATCAAAGAAATCAGGAGACAGCTGGAAGCCTGTCAAAGAGAGGAAAGATTTGAAGTGCAGTTTGAGGTCCAGAAACAGCAGAATCCCCGCGCTCTCAGCTTTGTGCTGAGGTCCCCCAACCAGGCGGTGGAGTTCGATGTCCTGCCCGCCTTTGATGCCCTGG GTCAGTTGACCAAAGGTTACAGACCTGACCCTCAAATCTACGTCCAGCTCATCCAAGAGTGCGAGAAACTGGGGGGAGAGGGTGAGTTCTCCCCCTGCTTCACGGAGCTGCAGACAGCCTTCCTGAAGGAGCGTCTTCCCATGCTGAAGAGCCTCATCTGCCTGGTGAAGCACTGGTACCAACTG TGTAAGATGAAGTATGAGCATAAGCTGCCCCCACAGTATGCTCTGGAGCTGCTGACCATCTATGCCTGGGAACAAGGAAGCTCCAAACCACAATTCAGCACAGCTCAGGGATTTCGGACTGTTTTGGCACTAATCCTGAAGCATCAGGACCTCTGCATCTACTGGAAAAAGTATTATGACTTGGAAAACCCTACGATTAGCCAATACCTGAGGAGACAACTTGCAAAACCCAG GCCTGTGATTCTGGACCCGGTTGACCCAACTGGAAATGTGGCTGGTGGAGATCCACAGACGTGGCAGCTGCTGGCACAGGAAGTTACAGTCTGGCTCAAGTATTCATGCTGTGAGAACTTGAATGGGAGGCCAGTGAGGACCTGGAAGGTGCCG CACAGGTATCTCTTCATGAGGAGAGGACACTTTGGAATCACATGTAATTACCATGTGGATGGTCCACTTGTATTGTTTTCTGAGGGTGTTTCAGAACTACACATAAAGCTACAGTCACTAGCAGATTAA
- the LOC138422718 gene encoding 2'-5'-oligoadenylate synthase 1-like isoform X7: MMELRNTPASSLDKFTKHHLLSNTEFHKQVKSAIKIICTFLKERCFRFPPRPVRVSKVVKGGSSREGTTLRGRSDADLVVFLTNLKSFREHFECRGEFIKEIRRQLEACQREERFEVQFEVQKQQNPRALSFVLRSPNQAVEFDVLPAFDALGQLTKGYRPDPQIYVQLIQECEKLGGEGEFSPCFTELQTAFLKERLPMLKSLICLVKHWYQLCKMKYEHKLPPQYALELLTIYAWEQGSSKPQFSTAQGFRTVLALILKHQDLCIYWKKYYDLENPTISQYLRRQLAKPRPVILDPVDPTGNVAGGDPQTWQLLAQEVTVWLKYSCCENLNGRPVRTWKVPVSLHEERTLWNHM; this comes from the exons ATGATGGAGCTCAGAAATACTCCGGCCAGCTCTCTAGACAAGTTCACCAAACACCACCTCCTGTCAAACACGGAGTTCCACAAGCAGGTCAAAAGCGCCATCAAAATCATCTGCACTTTCCTGAAGGAGAGGTGTTTCCGATTTCCTCCTCGCCCAGTTCGGGTGTCCAAAGTTGTGAAG GGTGGCTCCTCAAGAGAAGGCACAACCCTCAGGGGACGATCAGATGCTGACCTCGTCGTCTTCCTCACCAATCTGAAAAGTTTTCGGGAACACTTTGAGTGCCGAGGAGAATTCATCAAAGAAATCAGGAGACAGCTGGAAGCCTGTCAAAGAGAGGAAAGATTTGAAGTGCAGTTTGAGGTCCAGAAACAGCAGAATCCCCGCGCTCTCAGCTTTGTGCTGAGGTCCCCCAACCAGGCGGTGGAGTTCGATGTCCTGCCCGCCTTTGATGCCCTGG GTCAGTTGACCAAAGGTTACAGACCTGACCCTCAAATCTACGTCCAGCTCATCCAAGAGTGCGAGAAACTGGGGGGAGAGGGTGAGTTCTCCCCCTGCTTCACGGAGCTGCAGACAGCCTTCCTGAAGGAGCGTCTTCCCATGCTGAAGAGCCTCATCTGCCTGGTGAAGCACTGGTACCAACTG TGTAAGATGAAGTATGAGCATAAGCTGCCCCCACAGTATGCTCTGGAGCTGCTGACCATCTATGCCTGGGAACAAGGAAGCTCCAAACCACAATTCAGCACAGCTCAGGGATTTCGGACTGTTTTGGCACTAATCCTGAAGCATCAGGACCTCTGCATCTACTGGAAAAAGTATTATGACTTGGAAAACCCTACGATTAGCCAATACCTGAGGAGACAACTTGCAAAACCCAG GCCTGTGATTCTGGACCCGGTTGACCCAACTGGAAATGTGGCTGGTGGAGATCCACAGACGTGGCAGCTGCTGGCACAGGAAGTTACAGTCTGGCTCAAGTATTCATGCTGTGAGAACTTGAATGGGAGGCCAGTGAGGACCTGGAAGGTGCCG GTATCTCTTCATGAGGAGAGGACACTTTGGAATCACATGTAA